The window ATGGCGGTGGTGCCGTGTAAGGCATGAAACCGAGTGATAATGTCAAGTGTCTCTGGATTCGCATCCATGAAATCAGCGCCGTAACCACCATGAACGTGAACATCGATGAATCCTGGTAACAACCAGCTTCCATGAGCATTGACTGATCTAGCGGCAGAACCTGCAGCTGAAGGATCCCACTGGGACCTATCGCCGACAAAAGCAATAAAGCCATCCTTCAAATGAAGGATGCCTCGCTCGATGATTCCCTGCTCCGTAACGATCTTAGCCCCCGAAATTACAAGTTCACTCATTCAAAAAGCCTCCCCGCCTCAGCATCAAGAAGAACGACAAGGTGTGGGTGAGTTTGCAAAAGGGTTGCCGGAATTTTCGTTGTAATCGGACCTGTAAGTGCGCGATGTACGATCTCGGCTTTATCCGCTCCGCGAACGATCAGCAGGATCGTTTTGGCTTTCAAAATGGTGCCTACACCCATGGTTAAAGCATGAGTCGGTACTTCATCGATGGAGTTAAAGTAACGTGCATTCGCTTCGCGAGTCTCCGCTTTTAATTCTACACGGTGTGTACCGCTGATCAAGGAATGATCGGGTTCATTAAAACCAATATGCCCGTTATGTCCTAGGCCGAGAATTTGCAAATCGATTTGTTTCGCTTCTTCCAAAAGTTGGTTGTAACGCTCACATTCCGCATCTAGATCTGCTGAATTTCCGTTGGGGATATGGGCTGCAGCAGCAGGTAAGTCAATATGTGCAAACAAATGCTGCTGCATATATGCGTGATAGCTCTCTGGGTGATCTACGGGTAAGCCGACATATTCATCTAAATTAAAGGTAGTGACAGATTTAAAGCTAACACGTCCTTTATTGTAAGCCTTAACAAGCTCCACATAAATACCTACAGGTGTTCCACCAGTGGCTAGACCCAATACCGCTTTAGGCTGCATTTGGACAAGCGAGGTAATAATACCAGCCCCTGCTTCATTCAGCTCTTGTTGATTTTGAAAAATATGAAGATTCATGATCGTCTTCCTCACTTTCAAAAGATAAGTTATCGAATAGGATGTTTGCAAGATATGATACCTATTTTGATTAATTATGATGGTATTTTGCATAAAAATATCATTTTAAAAACAAATTACTCTCATTTCAATCATAACTGAATTTTTTCTTATCGGCAACAGGCTTTTTCCTAAATATGAATATTGACTTACATGGGTATGTTTGCCATTCTTATCTAAGATCATTACATTATTTTTCGATACTGAGCATAGAAGGAGCTTGATAATGAGTAATCAGAGAAAACAACCTGAAGCGATGCTATTTGACTTGGACGGAACATTATTTCAGACGGAGACCTTACTTCTGCCTGCTTACCATAAGACGTTTGATGAGCTTAGAGCTAAAGGTCTATTTGTCGGTGAGACTCCACCAGAGGAGCGAATACTGGGGGCGCTAGGCATGCTTCTTGAGCACATTTGGGAGCGGGTATTACCGGATGCACAGATGAGAACTCGTCAGGAAGCTGATAAACTGCTGATCAAGTATCAAGTGGAGGGACTGCAGCAGGGGCAAGGCGAATTTTATAAAGGAGTAGCTGAGACGTTACAGGCTTTACATAATAAAGGAATTCGTTTATTTGTCGCAAGCAATGGACTCGAAGATTATGTGCGGCATGTTATTGAAGCCAGAGGTATTGCGCATTTATTCGAAGGATTGTACAGTGCAGGGCAATATCGAACGAGATCCAAAGTAGACTTAGTAAAAATACTGCTGGAAACACATCATATCCAATCAGCTTGGATGGTTGGCGATCGCTCCTCCGATGTGGAGGCAGGACTTCAGAATAACCTTACCGTAGTCGCTTGCGATTATGCAGGTTTTCGAGAGCCAGGAGAGCTAGAGGGTGCGCATATACGAATCCGCAGCTTCGCCGAACTGCTTGAATATTTGTAATTAAGAGTAGGCTGTCGCAAATAGGGCTAGATGGGCATACACTGTAGAACTTTGATAGATAAAGGGTGCTGATCAGAAATGCCTTCTTTTATAGGAGTATTCAACGTTATTAGGAATGAAGGAAGTCTGGTAAACGGCGATACTTGCGTAATTGCTCCGACAAGTGCATCCAAATCGTATGCCGGCAGCGGCGGTGCGATAACAGGAGATTTCGGGGTATCCAATACGCTGTTTAGTGCGACGATCACGTTTGACCCGGATGGGATAGAGGCTGGAGCGAACAAAGCCGCAACAGGGACATAGCAGTTAGATTTGTTAGATCGATTCAAGCTCACGTAATATTGAGCAAATGAATCGATCTTTTTTTTTGAAGAAACGATATTGACATTAGCCTGTTTAACTTACTATTATGGATATATGAGTAAATGCTCATATATTGTGATGCCATGAATAAATCCAATAGCATCATTCCATTCTAAAGGGTTGAGAGACAGGGAGGGAATTCCATGCAGCATTATGAGTCTGACGTACAATCACATCAACACAAAGATCACTCTAATTGCAGCGGTCATGATGGTCATCAAGGACACGATCACGCTCACCATGGACATCATCATGGTCATCACCACCATGGGCACAGCGGAAATAAACAGGGACTCCTTATTGCGCTATGTATAACAGCGAGTATCATGATTTTAGAGTTTGCAGGCGGTTTATGGACCAATAGTTTGGCGCTGCTTTCGGATTCAGGCCATATGTTAAGTGATGCGGGCTCTCTTCTATTAAGTCTCACCGCCCTTTGGTTCGCAGCCAAGCCATCATCAGCTCATAAATCCTATGGCTTTCATAGAATTGAAATCTTAGCGGCTCTATTCAACGCTGTCACACTATTTCTAATAGCAGGGCTCATTATCTGGGAAGCAATTGGGCGATTTATGGATCCTCCTACTGTTGCCAGTGGTTCAATGATGCTCATTGCATGCGTCGGATTAATGGCGAATTTACTTAGTGCTTGGGCACTTATGCGTAAAGGGGATGTGCATGGCAATCTCAATCTGCGCAGCGCTTACCTGCATGTTCTAGGTGATGCTTTAGGTTCTGTGGGAGCTATTATAGCCGGTGGAGCTATGCTGATCTTCGGTTGGTATGCGGCTGATCCAATCATTAGTATCATTGTGTCTCTACTTATTCTTAAGGGTGCTTGGACCGTCCTGAAATCGACGATTCATATATTGATGGAGGGAACTCCGACCACTGTATCATATGTGGATGTCAAACGGGTGCTGGAGAGCATTGATGGTGTTATTAATGTACATGA is drawn from Paenibacillus sp. V4I7 and contains these coding sequences:
- the nagB gene encoding glucosamine-6-phosphate deaminase produces the protein MNLHIFQNQQELNEAGAGIITSLVQMQPKAVLGLATGGTPVGIYVELVKAYNKGRVSFKSVTTFNLDEYVGLPVDHPESYHAYMQQHLFAHIDLPAAAAHIPNGNSADLDAECERYNQLLEEAKQIDLQILGLGHNGHIGFNEPDHSLISGTHRVELKAETREANARYFNSIDEVPTHALTMGVGTILKAKTILLIVRGADKAEIVHRALTGPITTKIPATLLQTHPHLVVLLDAEAGRLFE
- a CDS encoding HAD family hydrolase, translating into MSNQRKQPEAMLFDLDGTLFQTETLLLPAYHKTFDELRAKGLFVGETPPEERILGALGMLLEHIWERVLPDAQMRTRQEADKLLIKYQVEGLQQGQGEFYKGVAETLQALHNKGIRLFVASNGLEDYVRHVIEARGIAHLFEGLYSAGQYRTRSKVDLVKILLETHHIQSAWMVGDRSSDVEAGLQNNLTVVACDYAGFREPGELEGAHIRIRSFAELLEYL
- a CDS encoding spore germination protein codes for the protein MPSFIGVFNVIRNEGSLVNGDTCVIAPTSASKSYAGSGGAITGDFGVSNTLFSATITFDPDGIEAGANKAATGT
- a CDS encoding cation diffusion facilitator family transporter; amino-acid sequence: MQHYESDVQSHQHKDHSNCSGHDGHQGHDHAHHGHHHGHHHHGHSGNKQGLLIALCITASIMILEFAGGLWTNSLALLSDSGHMLSDAGSLLLSLTALWFAAKPSSAHKSYGFHRIEILAALFNAVTLFLIAGLIIWEAIGRFMDPPTVASGSMMLIACVGLMANLLSAWALMRKGDVHGNLNLRSAYLHVLGDALGSVGAIIAGGAMLIFGWYAADPIISIIVSLLILKGAWTVLKSTIHILMEGTPTTVSYVDVKRVLESIDGVINVHDLHIWTITSGLDSLSCHLLIADDHDSQVVLQKAIHQIEERFQITHATIQIENSTNAHPELKV